In Metarhizium brunneum chromosome 3, complete sequence, a genomic segment contains:
- the PPP1R3D gene encoding Protein phosphatase 1 regulatory subunit 3D, with protein MPYTHPISQLTLDTKEVIAAQGHSGHSNYAARREPILDEPTCSGVRPLLASSATNAKTGAKKKAVRFKDELEDVRLFRKLDQPRAVSGLPPSTRCLPGKRLTATLQHASSVFVPSTSGGDSTLRCSASWRSPKSNVYLEEVRLLGDATAVVGVVNVKNLAFEKHVTCRFTLDNWTTQSEVAADYLKSIASPDVDEDRDSFGFSIPILDFSRLGRNRLEFCIRYRVIGLEFWDNNNCTDFMVSFEVERHDDSVKPLATSTDSPEETHQDTRRAREGTLEIDGSSDITLGYNFAEPVQSGALRRQYHLSRTPSTIPRPDNKKRDSVVAVMRTGPSVGGARAIRRETGPSVIK; from the exons ATGCCATATACGCATCCTATTTCTCAATTGACACTGGATACGAAGGAGGTGATTGCAGCTCAG GGCCATAGTGGCCACAGTAACTATGCTGCAAGGCGAGAGCCGATACTTGACGAGCCTACTTGCAGCGGAGTGCGACCCTTGCTTGCATCGAGTGCGACCAATGCAAAGACAGGCGCGAAGAAAAAGGCTGTACGATTCAAAGATGAGCTCGAAGATGTCAGGCTTTTTCGCAAGCTTGACCAGCCTCGGGCTGTCAGCGGGCTTCCTCCAAGCACCAGATGCCTCCCCGGCAAGCGACTCACGGCAACCCTGCAGCATGCCTCATCGGTGTTTGTCCCCAGTACCAGCGGGGGTGACTCAACCCTGAGATGCTCCGCAAGTTGGAGAAGCCCGAAATCCAATGTATATCTGGAAGAAGTTCGCCTTTTGGGCGATGCAACGGCAGTAGTTGGCGTTGTCAACGTGAAGAACCTGGCCTTTGAGAAACACGTTACTTGCCGCTTTACCCTAGACAATTGGACAACCCAATCTGAGGTAGCTGCCGACTATCTCAAGTCAATCGCATCGCCAGATGTGGACGAAGACAGAGACTCATTCGGCTTCTCCATACCTATATTGGATTTTAGCCGCCTGGGACGCAACAGGTTGGAGTTCTGTATTCGCTATCGTGTAATCGGCCTGGAATTCTGGGATAATAACAATTGCACCGACTTTATGGTATCCTTTGAGGTCGAACGTCACGATGATTCTGTCAAGCCTCTGGCGACTAGTACAGATTCTCCCGAGGAGACGCACCAAGATACACGCAGGGCGAGGGAAGGCACTTTGGAGATTGACGGATCGTCAGATATAACCCTCGGCTATAACTTCGCCGAACCTGTACAATCTGGTGCCTTGCGTCGCCAATACCATCTTTCTCGAACGCCGTCTACGATACCTCGGCCAGACAACAAGAAAAGAGACAGTGTTGTGGCTGTAATGAGAACAGGCCCGAGTGTGGGGGGAGCTCGGGCAATTCGTCGGGAAACGGGACCGTCAGTTATCAAGTGA
- the pdcA_1 gene encoding Pyruvate decarboxylase, whose amino-acid sequence MAPVKLAEYLFTRLRQLGVESVHGVPGDFNLTMLDHVEPAGLNWVGNANELNAAYAADGYSRIMGLGAIVTTFGVGELSAINAIAGAYAELAPVVHIVGTPARQTQEARTLMHHTLNDGEYRRFSQMHAQVTVAQTRLWDPLTSAQQVDDALAKCLLHCRPVYIELPVDMVDALVSAERLQTPIFVPEPEPTANLDEVLAKIVSKLEAARQPIIYVDGESRPLRIVDAVQQFVSTTKWPTLTSPFGKGLVDETESNFVGVYQGQWGAKAVHDFVKESDLALCFGPHYSGTNTYMWNSIPQSKEAIEFTTSGIKIGSELYRDVSAKLVLARLLKELDVSKIKSYNPFPALPKYELLAPSAAPGDDIIKQDKVWKILANLIQPGDIVMGETGTPGFGVREMPMQKHCRVFSHVTWLSIGYMLPAAQGAALAQKELIASSKWHGIKKAKTILFIGDGSFQMTAQEMSTMIKHGLDIVIVLINNDGYSIERFIHGRKQGYNDVARWRYLEAPSFFGAPKDTYTASAKTWAELKTILGNDEVNNTRGLSMIEVVMEREDAPPGQLQKVLDMQIAREPKN is encoded by the coding sequence ATGGCCCCTGTCAAGCTTGCAGAGTATCTATTCACTCGGTTGCGCCAACTGGGCGTCGAGTCGGTCCATGGAGTCCCCGGCGACTTCAACTTGACCATGCTGGACCACGTCGAGCCCGCAGGACTCAACTGGGTTGGCAACGCCAACGAGCTCAACGCTGCCTATGCCGCCGACGGCTATTCCAGGATCATGGGTCTCGGTGCCATCGTGACCACCTTTGGCGTGGGAGAGCTGTCTGCAATAaacgccattgccggcgccTATGCCGAGCTTGCCCCCGTCGTCCATATCGTTGGCACCCCTGCCCGACAAACCCAAGAGGCGCGCACCCTCATGCACCACACCTTGAACGATGGCGAGTATAGGAGATTCTCGCAAATGCATGCACAAGTTACCGTCGCGCAGACGCGACTCTGGGATCCCCTGACAAGCGCCCAGCAAGTTGATGACGCCCTTGCCAAGTGTCTGTTGCACTGTCGTCCCGTGTACATTGAGCTCCCGGTGGACATGGTGGACGCCCTTGTCTCTGCCGAGAGACTACAAACGCCAATCTTTGTCCCGGAGCCGGAACCTACTGCCAACCTAGATGAAGTCCTTGCCAAGATCGTCAGCAAACTCGAAGCCGCCAGGCAACCCATCATTTACGTCGATGGTGAATCCAGACCTCTCCGCATCGTCGACGCCGTGCAGCAGTTTGTTTCGACAACGAAATGGCCAACTTTGACTTCTCCTTTCGGAAAGGGGTTGGTGGACGAGACAGAGTCCAACTTTGTTGGCGTCTATCAGGGACAGTGGGGGGCCAAAGCCGTTCATGACTTTGTGAAAGAGAGCGACTTGGCACTCTGTTTTGGTCCTCACTACAGCGGTACAAACACCTACATGTGGAATAGCATCCCGCAAAGCAAAGAGGCTATCGAGTTCACCACCTCTGGCATCAAGATTGGTTCGGAACTGTATCGCGATGTGTCTGCCAAACTGGTCCTAGCCCGTCTGCTCAAGGAACTCGATGTATCAAAGATCAAATCATACAACCCTTTTCCCGCGCTACCCAAGTACGAGCTTCTTGCGCCATCAGCAGCCCCTGGCGACGACATCATCAAGCAAGACAAGGTGTGGAAGATCCTGGCCAATCTCATTCAACCCGGAGACATCGTCATGGGAGAGACCGGCACGCCTGGATTTGGTGTCCGCGAGATGCCAATGCAGAAACACTGCCGCGTTTTCAGCCACGTTACGTGGCTCTCCATCGGGTACATGCTCCCAGCCGCTCAGGGCGCTGCGCTCGCACAAAAGGAGCTCATTGCGTCTTCGAAATGGCACGGaatcaaaaaggccaagacgaTCCTGTTTATCGGCGATGGAAGCTTTCAAATGACGGCGCAAGAAATGTCAACCATGATCAAGCACGGGCTCGACATTGTGATTGTGCTGATCAATAACGATGGATACTCTATCGAGAGATTCATCCACGGCAGGAAGCAGGGGTATAATGACGTTGCCAGATGGCGATACCTCGAGGCGCCGAGCTTCTTCGGTGCCCCGAAGGACACGTAcacggcctcggccaagACCTGGGCCGAGCTGAAGACCATACTTGGGAATGACGAGGTGAACAACACACGGGGGTTGTCCATGATTGAGGTTGTCATGGAGCGGGAAGATGCTCCGCCTGGTCAGCTCCAAAAGGTGTTGGATATGCAGATTGCAAGGGAGCCCAAGAATTAG